In the Hordeum vulgare subsp. vulgare chromosome 7H, MorexV3_pseudomolecules_assembly, whole genome shotgun sequence genome, one interval contains:
- the LOC123407919 gene encoding probable L-ascorbate peroxidase 4, peroxisomal, with protein sequence MAAPVVDAEYLRQVDRARRALRALIASKGCAPIMLRLAWHDAGTYDVNTRTGGANGSIRYEEEYTHGSNAGLKIAIDLLEPIKAKHPKITYADLHQLAGVVAVEVTGGPTVEFIPGRRDSSVCPREGRLPDAKKGAPHLRDIFYRMGLTDKDIVALSGGHSLGKAHPERSGFDGAWTRDPLKFDNSYFLELLKGESEGLLKLPTDKALLDDPEFRRYVELYAKDEDVFFKDYAESHKKLSELGFTPRSSGPASTKSDVSTAVVLAQSAVGVAVAAAVVIAGYLYEASKRSK encoded by the exons ATGGCGGCTCCGGTGGTGGACGCCGAGTACCTGCGCCAGGTCGACAGGGCGCGCCGCGCCCTCCGTGCCCTCATCGCCTCCAAGGGATGCGCCCCCATCATGCTCCGCCTCGC ATGGCATGATGCTGGCACCTATGATGTGAACACAAGAACTggtggtgcaaatggttcaattaGATACGAGGAAGAGTACACCCATGGTTCAAATGCTGGCTTAAAAATTGCTATTGATCTCCTTG AGCCTATTAAAGCGAAGCATCCAAAGATTACATATGCAGACCTTCATCAG CTTGCCGGAGTAGTTGCAGTTGAAGTCACCGGGGGTCCAACCGTTGAGTTCATCCCTGGAAGACGT GATTCGTCAGTTTGTCCCCGTGAAGGACGCCTTCCTGATGCTAAGAAAG GTGCACCACATCTAAGGGACATCTTTTATCGAATGGGGTTAACAGACAAAGATATTGTAGCACTATCTGGGGGGCACAGCCTG GGAAAGGCGCATCCTGAAAGGTCTGGGTTTGACGGTGCATGGACTCGTGACCCTCTGAAATTTGACAACTCATACTTTCT TGAGCTACTGAAGGGGGAATCTGAGGGTCTTCTGAAGCTCCCTACTGATAAGGCATTGTTGGATGATCCTGAATTTCGACGCTATGTGGAGCTTTATGCAAAG GATGAGGATGTTTTCTTCAAGGACTACGCTGAATCACACAAAAAACTTTCTGAACTTGGCTTCACACCACGGAGCAGTGGCCCAGCATCTACAAAATCAGATGTTTCAACTGCTGTTGTACTTGCACAGAGTGCAGTCGGGGTAGCAGTTGCTGCAGCTGTAGTTATCGCGGGCTACCTGTACGAAGCTTCCAAGAGGAGCAAGTAA